Proteins co-encoded in one Oncorhynchus masou masou isolate Uvic2021 unplaced genomic scaffold, UVic_Omas_1.1 unplaced_scaffold_2667, whole genome shotgun sequence genomic window:
- the LOC135533797 gene encoding transmembrane protein 41A-B-like, whose product MGSISGLLSVVGAATLYLYLLSTFLPPGPQHLHRRHAVELNNESAEGDVEVVEYRLKFPSDLDELRELAEMLQFYKTEHTGYVVLLFCSAYIYKQSFAIPGSSFLNMLAGALFGPWQGLVLACLLTTIGSTFCYLLSAAFGKSYVTRLFPDKVEGLQNKVEENRSSLFFFLLFLRLFPMTPNWFLNVTSPILNIPVSMFFFSVLIGLIPYNFICVRTGSILSEIASLDDIFSWGTLLQLLAIACVALLPGALIKLYSQNHLQLDGLQQNGRHRQNQGQASDDRKRR is encoded by the exons ATGGGCTCCATTTCGGGTTTATTATCTGTGGTAGGAGCGGCAACGTTATACCTCTATCTGCTGTCCACTTTCCTGCCGCCCGGACCGCAACATCTTCACCGGCGACATGCGGTGGAGTTAAACAACGAGAGCGCAGAGGGGGACGTGGAAGTTGTAGAGTACAG ACTGAAGTTCCCGTCGGACCTGGATGAGCTGAGGGAGCTGGCTGAGATGCTGCAGTTCTataagacagaacacacaggcTACGTGGTGCTGCTGTTCTGTAGTGCCTACATCTACAAACAGTCCTTCGCCATCCCTGGCTCCTCCTTCCTG AACATGCTGGCGGGGGCGCTGTTTGGTCCATGGCAGGGTCTGGTCCTGGCCTGTCTTCTGACCACCATCGGCTCTACCTTCTGTTACCTGCTCTCTGCTGCCTTCGGGAAGAGCTACGTCACACGCCTGTTCCCTGACAAGGTGGAAGGGCTGCAGAAcaag gtggagGAGAACCGTAGCAGTCTGTTCTTCTTCCTCCTGTTCCTGCGGTTGTTCCCCATGACTCCGAACTGGTTCCTGAACGTCACGtcccccatcctcaacatccccgtCTCCATGTTCTTCTTCTCCGTACTCATCG GTTTGATCCCGTATAACTTCATCTGTGTGCGGACCGGCTCCATCCTGTCAGAGATCGCTTCCCTGGACGATATCTTCTCCTGGGGGACGCTGCTACAGCTGTTGGCCATCGCCTGTGTGGCCCTGCTTCCCGGAGCCCTTATCAAGCTCTACAGCCAGAACCACCTCCAACTGGACGGGCTGCAGCAGAATGGACGACACAGACAGAACCAGGGACAAGCATCTGACGACAGAAAGAGGAGATGA